A window of bacterium contains these coding sequences:
- the fusA gene encoding elongation factor G: MSRDITKLRNIGISAHIDSGKTTLTERILYYTGRIHTVHEVRGKDGVGATMDSMELERERGITIASAATYCEWDGHPINIIDTPGHVDFTIEVERALRVLDGAVLVLCAVAGVQSQSMTVDRQMRRYKVPRLAFVNKCDRSGANPARVTEQLREKLRHNAAMMQIPLGLEHEHEGVVDLVRMKACRFTGELGDDLVWEEIPAALQLEAEARREELLDAASMFSDELTEAIFAGAVTEELIHEAVRRGTVARELTPVFMGSAYKNKGVQLLLDAVVRYLPDPTEVQNEALRLNAEGEPENFVLSNSDDDHVVALAFKLEDGAYGQLTYIRLYQGTLGKGDTIHNTRTGKRVKVGRLVRLHASQMEDILKAYAGDIVALFGVECASGDTFTGGETVSVSNFHVPEPVITLAIVPTDNKSQANLAKALARFTKEDPTFRTRTDDETGDTLIMGMGELHLEVYLERIRREYKAEVTAGQPKVSFREAITQRVNFDYTHRKQTGGSGQYGRICGYFEPNESGEFKFENKVIGGTVPTEYIPAVEKGFRSMLDKGAYIGYPVQGLTVVLEDGNSHAVDSSDQAFQAAARGAFRHHYKEGRPVALEPLMLVSVEGPTEFQGEILGTVMQRRGIIMGSTEDSGFVRVDAHVPLSEMFGYATVIRSSTQGKAEYSMEFARYSPAPAEVAERLAKAHAEKVAAGNK, translated from the coding sequence ATGAGCAGAGACATCACGAAGCTGCGCAACATCGGCATCAGCGCCCACATCGATTCGGGCAAGACGACGCTGACCGAGCGCATCCTCTACTACACCGGGCGCATCCACACCGTGCACGAGGTGCGCGGCAAGGACGGCGTCGGGGCCACCATGGACTCGATGGAGCTGGAGCGCGAGCGCGGCATCACCATCGCCTCGGCGGCCACCTACTGCGAGTGGGACGGCCACCCGATCAACATCATCGACACGCCGGGCCACGTCGACTTCACCATCGAGGTGGAGCGGGCGCTGCGCGTCCTGGACGGCGCGGTGCTGGTGCTCTGCGCGGTGGCGGGCGTCCAGTCGCAGTCGATGACCGTGGATCGCCAGATGCGCCGCTACAAGGTGCCCCGCCTGGCCTTCGTCAACAAGTGCGACCGCTCGGGCGCCAACCCGGCGCGCGTCACCGAGCAGCTGCGCGAGAAGCTGCGCCACAACGCGGCCATGATGCAGATCCCCCTGGGTCTCGAGCACGAGCACGAGGGCGTGGTCGACCTAGTGCGCATGAAGGCCTGCCGCTTCACCGGCGAGCTGGGCGACGACCTGGTCTGGGAGGAGATCCCCGCGGCCCTGCAGCTCGAGGCCGAGGCCCGCCGCGAGGAGCTGCTCGACGCGGCCAGCATGTTCAGCGACGAACTGACCGAGGCCATCTTCGCCGGCGCGGTCACCGAGGAGCTGATCCACGAGGCGGTGCGGCGCGGCACCGTGGCGCGGGAGCTGACGCCGGTCTTCATGGGCAGCGCCTACAAGAACAAGGGCGTGCAGCTGCTGCTCGACGCCGTGGTGCGCTACCTGCCCGACCCCACCGAGGTCCAGAACGAGGCCCTGCGGCTCAACGCCGAGGGCGAGCCGGAGAACTTCGTCCTGTCCAACAGCGACGACGACCACGTCGTGGCCCTCGCCTTCAAGCTCGAGGACGGCGCCTACGGCCAGCTGACCTACATCCGCCTCTACCAGGGGACCCTGGGCAAGGGCGACACGATTCACAACACCCGCACCGGCAAGCGGGTGAAGGTGGGCCGCCTGGTGCGGCTGCACGCCAGCCAGATGGAGGACATCCTCAAGGCCTACGCCGGCGACATCGTCGCCCTGTTCGGCGTCGAGTGCGCGTCGGGCGACACCTTCACCGGCGGGGAGACCGTCTCGGTTTCGAACTTCCACGTGCCCGAGCCGGTGATCACGCTGGCCATCGTGCCGACGGACAACAAGTCCCAGGCGAACCTGGCCAAGGCGCTCGCCCGCTTCACCAAGGAGGACCCCACCTTCCGGACGCGGACGGACGACGAGACCGGCGACACCCTCATCATGGGCATGGGCGAGCTGCATCTCGAGGTGTACCTCGAGCGCATCCGCCGCGAGTACAAGGCGGAGGTGACCGCCGGGCAGCCGAAGGTCTCCTTCCGCGAGGCGATCACCCAGCGCGTGAACTTCGACTACACCCACCGCAAGCAGACCGGCGGCTCGGGCCAGTACGGGCGCATCTGCGGCTACTTCGAGCCCAACGAGTCGGGCGAGTTCAAGTTCGAGAACAAGGTGATCGGCGGCACGGTGCCCACCGAGTACATCCCGGCCGTCGAGAAGGGCTTCCGCTCGATGCTCGATAAAGGCGCCTACATCGGGTACCCTGTGCAGGGCCTGACCGTGGTGCTCGAGGACGGCAACTCGCACGCCGTCGACTCGTCGGACCAGGCCTTCCAGGCGGCGGCGCGCGGCGCCTTCCGCCACCACTACAAGGAGGGCCGGCCCGTGGCCCTCGAGCCGCTGATGCTGGTCTCGGTGGAGGGTCCGACCGAGTTCCAGGGCGAGATCCTCGGCACGGTCATGCAGCGCCGGGGCATCATCATGGGCTCGACCGAGGACAGCGGCTTCGTGCGCGTCGACGCCCACGTGCCCCTGTCCGAGATGTTCGGCTACGCGACCGTGATCCGTTCTAGCACGCAGGGGAAGGCCGAGTACTCGATGGAGTTCGCCCGCTACTCGCCGGCGCCCGCCGAGGTGGCCGAACGCCTGGCCAAGGCCCACGCCGAGAAGGTCGCGGCGGGGAACAAGTAG
- a CDS encoding AAA family ATPase: protein MPTKDIRFRSPLRVFEKATDGGLGRGHLGVVLSRRGVGKTALLVGMAVDALLQGRKVLHISTEESIEKLRAFYFEIFQHICENQKLENRLELRLDLERNRHILVYNRDSFSLEKLRGTAEFLRDAAHFEPDMVIMDGTPRFEHCEDWEIDGVLALARDWNTEIWTSSLTHREGQACDARGIPLSVARFDDRLSLIVALESVADHVRVRILKSHDRPVAPDINMELDPRTLLLRWR, encoded by the coding sequence ATGCCCACCAAGGACATTCGCTTCCGCAGCCCGCTGCGGGTCTTCGAGAAGGCCACCGACGGCGGCCTCGGCCGCGGCCACCTGGGCGTGGTGCTGTCCCGCCGCGGCGTCGGCAAGACCGCGCTGCTGGTCGGCATGGCGGTCGACGCGCTGCTGCAGGGCCGCAAGGTGCTGCACATCTCCACCGAGGAGTCGATCGAGAAGCTGCGCGCCTTCTACTTCGAGATCTTCCAGCACATCTGCGAGAACCAGAAGCTGGAGAACCGGCTCGAGCTGCGGCTGGACCTCGAACGCAACCGCCACATCCTGGTCTACAACCGCGACTCCTTCTCCCTGGAGAAGCTGCGCGGGACGGCCGAGTTCCTGCGCGACGCCGCCCACTTCGAGCCCGACATGGTGATCATGGACGGCACGCCGCGCTTCGAGCACTGCGAGGACTGGGAGATCGACGGCGTGCTGGCGCTGGCCCGCGACTGGAACACCGAGATCTGGACCTCGTCGCTCACCCACCGCGAGGGCCAGGCGTGCGACGCGCGCGGCATCCCCCTGTCGGTGGCCCGTTTCGACGACCGCCTGAGCCTGATCGTCGCGCTCGAGTCCGTCGCCGACCACGTGCGGGTGCGCATCCTGAAATCGCACGACCGCCCCGTGGCACCGGACATCAACATGGAACTGGACCCCCGGACCCTGCTGCTGCGCTGGCGCTGA
- a CDS encoding YggS family pyridoxal phosphate-dependent enzyme — MTDVADNLLRVRDRLAAACALSGRAAASVRLVAVSKRVPLELVAAAVACGQTDLGENRIQDALPRQDELAARLGPAAAQCLHWHFIGPLQANKVRKAVGRFALIHAVDPPSLAERISQVALERGLRQPVLLEVNAAREPGKFGLDPDAAVAAAVAAAALPGLDLRGMMAMARQDAPPAELGATFALVRRLVEAARAATGLALPELSLG; from the coding sequence ATGACCGACGTCGCCGACAACCTGCTGCGCGTCCGTGACCGCCTGGCGGCCGCCTGCGCCCTTTCGGGCCGGGCGGCCGCGTCCGTCCGGCTGGTCGCCGTGAGCAAGCGGGTCCCGCTGGAACTGGTGGCCGCCGCCGTGGCCTGCGGGCAGACGGACCTCGGCGAGAACCGCATCCAGGACGCGTTGCCGCGCCAGGACGAACTCGCGGCGCGGTTGGGGCCCGCCGCCGCCCAGTGCCTGCACTGGCACTTCATCGGGCCCCTGCAGGCCAACAAGGTGCGCAAGGCGGTCGGCCGCTTCGCGCTGATCCACGCCGTGGACCCGCCGTCGCTCGCGGAGCGGATCTCGCAGGTGGCGCTTGAGCGGGGCCTGCGCCAGCCGGTCCTGCTGGAGGTCAACGCGGCCCGCGAACCGGGCAAGTTCGGGCTCGACCCGGACGCGGCCGTCGCGGCGGCGGTCGCCGCCGCCGCACTACCGGGACTGGACCTGCGCGGGATGATGGCCATGGCCCGCCAGGATGCGCCGCCGGCCGAGCTGGGCGCGACCTTCGCCCTCGTGCGGCGCCTCGTCGAGGCGGCCCGCGCGGCCACCGGCCTGGCGCTGCCCGAGCTGAGCCTGGG